A DNA window from Fusobacterium sp. FSA-380-WT-3A contains the following coding sequences:
- a CDS encoding peptidoglycan DD-metalloendopeptidase family protein: MRTKRNNNFYQTVTSAKTKKTLRNKDALIVTGFFILMNLFIINLFLKPFSKEVVNTSEFTEYYQKESNNNIEDVFSVLGRNYFTIKRNYNLKTKEVEEIQIEDKNENIEEKKDIPKDSFKSFKDEFYTKRENDIVGKMEYTVKSGDNLSEIAEMFSQSISIIRENNPKLGSTIYVGQKIILSTVNGIFYKIKSGDTLYDLASKYKVNVETIRKYNNLKNDILVIGDELFLKNPDINSLKNLGEKFVMPVKYKGITSPYGNRFHPVLKRYILHSGVDLVARYVPVYAAKRGEVTFAGVAGGYGNLVKIKHSDGYETRYAHLNKINVKKGQKIQQGQIIGESGMTGRVTGPHLHFEVRKNGKTLNPMEFLRK, from the coding sequence ATGAGAACTAAAAGAAATAACAATTTTTATCAGACAGTAACTTCAGCAAAAACAAAAAAAACTTTAAGAAATAAAGATGCCTTAATTGTTACAGGATTTTTTATTTTAATGAATCTTTTTATTATTAATTTATTTTTAAAGCCATTTAGTAAAGAAGTAGTAAATACTTCAGAATTTACAGAATATTATCAAAAAGAATCTAATAATAATATAGAGGATGTATTTTCTGTTTTAGGAAGAAATTATTTTACAATAAAAAGAAACTATAATTTAAAAACTAAAGAAGTAGAGGAAATACAAATAGAAGATAAAAATGAAAATATTGAAGAAAAAAAAGATATTCCAAAAGATTCTTTTAAAAGTTTTAAAGATGAATTTTATACTAAAAGAGAAAATGATATAGTTGGAAAAATGGAATATACAGTTAAATCTGGAGATAATTTAAGTGAAATAGCAGAAATGTTTTCACAAAGTATTTCAATTATAAGAGAAAATAATCCTAAACTTGGTTCGACAATATATGTTGGACAAAAAATAATTTTATCTACTGTAAATGGAATATTTTATAAAATTAAATCAGGTGATACTTTGTATGATTTAGCTAGTAAATATAAAGTTAATGTTGAAACAATAAGGAAGTATAATAATTTAAAAAATGATATTTTAGTAATAGGGGATGAATTATTTTTAAAAAATCCAGATATAAATTCTTTAAAAAATTTAGGAGAAAAATTTGTGATGCCTGTAAAATATAAAGGAATTACAAGTCCTTATGGAAATAGGTTTCATCCTGTTCTTAAAAGATATATACTTCATTCAGGAGTAGATTTAGTAGCAAGATATGTTCCTGTTTATGCAGCAAAAAGGGGAGAAGTTACTTTTGCTGGTGTAGCAGGAGGATATGGAAATTTAGTAAAAATAAAGCATTCAGATGGATATGAGACAAGATATGCTCATTTAAATAAAATAAATGTAAAAAAAGGACAAAAAATACAGCAAGGACAAATAATAGGGGAAAGTGGAATGACAGGAAGAGTTACAGGACCACATCTTCATTTTGAAGTTAGAAAAAATGGAAAAACTTTAAATCCTATGGAATTTTTAAGAAAATAA